In Montipora foliosa isolate CH-2021 chromosome 9, ASM3666993v2, whole genome shotgun sequence, the DNA window ATTGCCACATTGATGCTTGGGCTAGAGGTGTAGGTATACTCAATTTTGTGGTCAGCCAGCCCCTGCAGAGGAATTACTCCAACCCCTTCATGCCTGGCAAATCCCCATGATTTATCCCTTTAACTATTCCCAGTGCAGAAATGGAGCTACCTTGGTAAGTTCAAGTAGATGCATTACCCACATTGCTTCACAAGGTGTCCCCTTACCTTTGTAACCTTCCTCAACTTGAATTTACTTGTGTACAGAAATACCAGCAGCAAATGTCACTGAACATTTGCCCTAACTTTACTCTttaagtaaaataaaattttagtGAAGATCACTTttaccttaacccattgactcctaggagtaaGATtgatttactctgtctaacgaaCAAtgactttactcgtcaatggaagGCTGTTCAGGAATGAGTGGGTTAATAAACCCCAACCCTTTCCAAGACTTTGTTATTGTAAATGGGATGTTGGCATTAGTCCTAGAggaaaatgttgtgatttttgttaaatttgcCAAGCATCTAATTAGCTTCTAGGTGCTATAACTATGAGAAACCTCTTGCAGAAGTCtgaaaactttgaaattttgtGACAAAGCAACAATCCTTGTGAGCCTGCAAAAAGTTTGATTGCTCTGGTAAAAGGTTGAAGGTTGAGAGGTCACCCCACAAATCTTGACCTATTATAgtggttaatttacctttattaacttgtttgataaaactTAACTTTGTTGAATTATGGGTAATAAATTGTAATCTTTGTTGAAGAGTCTGGTTAACTTTGTGGAATTATAGTTTTTACAAAATCTGATCTGTCATACTACGTACCTTTCAGGTTGTGTATCTGCGGAAATTTAAGTACTTGCGAACTCTAAATCTGAGTGGTAACCCTTTCTCAGAAGAAGCAAATTACAAAGAATACGTCATCGCACACCTGCCAGAACTAGTTTACTTGGACTTTCGCCTAATTGATGAGTCGGCACGGGAAGCTGCAACAGAAAAATACAAGTACTCCATTGAAGAACTGGTGCACGATGAAACAATTGCCAATAGGAAACAAGatgaaatggaagaaaaacaacatGAGCGACAATTGCACAAGGTGGTTTTTAAGAAATTGGCATTTAAACTTTATATTGCATTTCTGTGAAATGTCTCCATTTTAGGGCTCTTTGGTGATTGCATACAACCTAACTAAGGATGCCTGTTTTATCTGACTCTGCTAGATGACATCAAAATGATGGTTGTTGTTTCCACATTTTAGTTGGCTTATGTTGAGGATCTAAATGGGCCATGGCTGTTTGAAAGTATGTATGCAGAGGATCCTGAAGCTAGTAAACTTGCCGCTCTACCTGGGATGCTAGAACTTTTAGAAGCGTATCCTTTATTGAAAGTCAGTTTGTTAGTGTCTTCTTATATTGCTAAAAGTGCATGAGTGAAATTTAACATCAGGAGTCTAGCAAGGCTGCAGTGCAGGTTGttcataaataattttttttaggcttcttgTAAAAAGTCAAATATACCTTGACATTGTAAGTTATAAAGAGAAATTTACAGCTGTGTGTGAAGAAATATTCCAGTTTGGCTTGAAGGAGCATGACAAAAGAGAAGCTGAAATTGCATCATTCTTCTCCTGTCTTGAAGAAGCCACGCAAGACAATAATAATTCAGGTGTTAAGGACATCCACAACTATATTGAATACAAGAAAAAGGTCAGTTAGTGTTTTTCACCATAATGTAGTGCTTAAAAAATAATGATACTTTGAGTGGATCTACAAATGTACGCGACCAAAACAGACCTGGCGCAGAAGCGTTGACGCTGCGTTGAAGGCAGCCGGTAAGACGTGGCGCGAGCTGAAGGGCATTTCCCAGAACCGCGTTCGGTGGAGGGGTGTTTTTGCATCCCTTTGTTCCCCAGGGAATTTTCAGAGGCATGAACAAATGTACACTGGAGGTTTTGTTAAGCCTTTCACCCTTGAAACCTCTGACCTCCATTGACGAGTTATTGTTTGTCATTAGAGTAACGCCAGACAGTAAAATAAATGTCATTCTTAGGAGGGGAAGAGTAAACCTTTTGTGGTTTTCCAGTTTTGAGGAAGACAAAACAGTTACCAATAGGGACCTTACGCAAGGTTTACGACAACACCAACAAGAAAGTTgtctaaaaatgttatttcctgttattgtaataattttgtgaTATAATACCTCCAAGTCAATCAGAATGGATTTTAGAGTTTATCAACATTGCAGGAACcaaattggcatgaacggtgtggttgttgggaagaaaattaaaaatgtttcgTCAGGTTGTCAAGCCCTTAGCATGCTCAAATTTCTTGCAACATCCCTTTATGATGGTCAAAGATCTCATATGTAAATGATCCTCAAGGATCCTTTACAGGTCTCTCCAAGAtctttatcattattttataaCTGTAATAATATTCTCCTCAGGATATTTGCACTTTCCACAGACAATACCAAATCTCTGAGGGGTTGTTTTACCAACAAGAAATAGTTCTGACTCTTTGATGACAATCATCCATTGCTTTTGTAGCTCCTCTCGCATCCATTTAATTGCTAGGTACTTTTGGACTATGCAACCATGACAGACCAGGTACAAATGGAGATCTTAATGAACCAAATTAATGAGGAAATTAGAAAGCTCTGGGATACACTTATGGGACTTGAAATGGAGCTGGTGGATCAGTTAGAGGTAAGGAAACAATCCATTGTCTTGAAACCAGAATTATAATGACTGTCGAAACAAGTTAAATGTAAACATTTATTTTAAGAGAGATGTCAGCTTCAGAAATCCCTAATACAATCCAGCCATGCCAATGTGGCAACCAGAAAAGATTATAACTTACAGTGTAAGTTAAAGCACTGAAAATGATGCAGTCCTGCAACAAAGCCTGTTTCAAAACTTGAACAAAGTCAAGTCATCATCTTCAGATGGatgagtgaattttttttcaacttgttaTTCCTTTTAGGATCACAATTCGTACTCTGATAATTTTATATTGACATCCAACATTTATTACAGTACCTAAGTGTAGTCAACCTATGTGATATATTCCCTGAGATTAGTAGAGACTCCTTTGACAAAGATTGTAGTCATATAAATGTTCAGCAAATTCTTTGTTCTTTATACCTCAACAGGACACAATAAAAGAGTTTGAGAGAAACATGGCAGATTTAGTCACAGCATTTGTTGAAGTAGTGCAGGGCTTATATCCTTCTCTGCATTTTTAATCACTGGCTCTGTTGACAGCCTTTCACACATTTAACCACTCTATTTGTCTTCCATGATCAATGCTCATTTCATAATGCCAGTGGTTAAGTAAGAAAATAGCGTCACATTCTTGTTAAGTGATTCGAACAGGTCTCCTATTTTTTTGTCCTCTTTGTCGTCTTCATCAAGGTGCTGATTAatcccggggaggggggggggggaagtttgtttgtttcctcCGAGTTGTAACGACTGTTTGGGACTTCCTCCCTTGCCTTTTTTGTTATCCTTCCATTACAGATTTATTCAAGCCCAAAATTTCCCACCCTTACTTCCGCCACATTTACACGTAGGCGTAGTTTCCATCGTACACGATCGCATATCGTAACAAGTTCTGCGATTTTGATCGCAGGCCATCGCAGAAGATTGGCCCATGTTCGGTGAGAGGTTGAAAATATTGGCCTAAAACCAATAGCAATACTCGTCATATTATGCGAATTAAGTTTGTAGGTTTTCTATACTATGCTACGTGAGTTTTTTCTCCAGGATTTCAAGTTTTTTCCCTCCTCCAAAAgcattttgattttgtatgaatACGTTTTCCGGCGTAGTGTTCTCAATAAGAACTCTTTTcagtgctaaatccattgacactttgaaatgtttatttcaatGACTTCAATATCGCTACTATTTAACTTTGAAATTTCTGTTGTTGATTCTTTAACCGGTCTAACAATGACGCAATTACGTGACATGGAAAACGCACACCATGAAAAAGTATCCGACATTGCGGTGGTCACACTTGAAAAACTGATGAAGAATGAACTGGAAGAAGATCTTCCTGATGATTTGAGAATGGTACGTTTTTAGCCTCATTGATGCCACTTCTACGCGCACCATAGGGAGCAGGGATATGGCGCAGTGATTGTGGgatagcactcgcctcccaccaatgtggtccgggttcgcTTCCAAGACTCGGTGtcttatgtgggttgagtttgatggttctctactttgctaAGAgatgtttttctccgggtacatcgttttttccctttcctcaaaagccaacctacgatttgatagagcgagtttcaatcgtaaccaaagtaattactttgaccaatcaaaaaggacggagacaatccagtacaccaatcaaaacttaaagtaattacacgtagccgacacaaagcgcgggaaaatgtgcacgggcgagccacgattggtttgggtttcacttctgattagttgaaaaagtggcgggagaactttgaaccaatcaccgagtgaagtaatgcaaaaccaaagcaattatttCGACAGtcaattaaaaaccgctctatgagttgatttgatttgatttctgtacactGTGTCCCTAAATAGAGCTCCAGcactaaatacacttgacacttacATCCTGTCTGCTCCATTAACACCGGCTCCAAAGCTGACAAAAACTATCCACGTGAAATATAAGAGTCCCAATATACTTAAGTTATCTTCGCTTTAAAAGCCTATTagtttcaaaacatttaaagtgGGATAAGTCCTTTAATTTGTCTCTGCATCAGATTTTGCCTAAATGCTATTGTAAAAAGGAAGTGTTGACTGAAGTGCCTTGGGATCGAAAAGAATTTGTGGCGAATACAATTATTGCATGGAGATGAAATTGttgctcttttttttcttttctcttctgcAAAGTTGTTTGTGGACAAGGACACCATAATGAACGCTGTTAGTGCATCTCATGACACCCATCTTCTCAAGATCGACAACAAGGTAACAGTCATCTGGAGACTTGTGGCCTATCGTCATAGCGAAGCTCATCAAAGAATTCATGAGGCCTGACTGAAACCTTCGCTATTATAGAATGgttaagtaatgtttaaaaaacgagcagcagttttttatcgggtttaaaaacacgaggcgtatcCTAGGTTTTGCTTTTCATCGCTTAAAGCCCGAAAATCTTGTTCAACGTTGAAAGCCAGCTAAAATTGC includes these proteins:
- the LOC137970376 gene encoding dynein regulatory complex subunit 3-like, producing MSRLYDTIEPSVIDEQMLKDAVEEQGPKGEAGRIAKQEGIDFGDVHSLRLDFKNILKIDNLWSFVSLTKLQMDNNIIERLEGLETLVNLEWLDLSFNNIEVIEGLDKLVKLKDLTLFNNRISKIENMDSLTQLHVFSVGNNSLKQLDNVVYLRKFKYLRTLNLSGNPFSEEANYKEYVIAHLPELVYLDFRLIDESAREAATEKYKYSIEELVHDETIANRKQDEMEEKQHERQLHKLAYVEDLNGPWLFESMYAEDPEASKLAALPGMLELLEAYKEKFTAVCEEIFQFGLKEHDKREAEIASFFSCLEEATQDNNNSGVKDIHNYIEYKKKVLLDYATMTDQVQMEILMNQINEEIRKLWDTLMGLEMELVDQLEDTIKEFERNMADLVTAFVEVVQGLMTQLRDMENAHHEKVSDIAVVTLEKLMKNELEEDLPDDLRMLFVDKDTIMNAVSASHDTHLLKIDNKEDDILTRATTRMQSLIENIHNDEVARNRNRVAEINNLVDHFKDEAESYEDKGPL